The nucleotide sequence ATCGGAAGCACGGCGGCGAGCAGCGCCGGGTCCGCCTCGATCGTGGCCTGCGCGCGCGGCAACTGGCCCTCCTTCAGCAGCTGATGGAACCAGTCTGCGATGCCGGCTTCGCTATCGGCCTTCGCCGCCCACGTCGCGAGCTCGGCCTTGCCGTGGACGCCGGAAAGTTCGATGCGGCCGATGCGTATCCACGGCACCGAGCGCACGCCGAGCGCCTGTCCGACTTCGGGATGCTGCTCGAGGTTGACCGCTTCGAGGCGTCCGACCACGCCCTGCTTCACGAGATCCGCGAGCGCCGCGAGCACGGCCGGACAGTGCGGACAGTGGGTCGAGAGCAGCAGCAGCGCGTCGGGTGCGTTTCCGGAGGGCAGGGACATGGCGGGGCGGATCGGCGGATAATCGATGCCATGGAATTTACCATCCTCCCCGTGACGCCGTATCAGCAGAACTGTTCGCTCGTGTGGGACGCCGACGGCGTCGCCGCGCTGATCGACCCGGGCGGCGAGACCGAGCGGCTGCTCGACGAGGTCTCGCGGCGGAAGCTCGTGCTCGCGAGCGTGCTCCTGACCCACGGCCATCTCGATCACGTCGGCGCCGCGCTCGAACTGCGCGAGCGGCTCGGCATCCCGATCATCGGCCCGCAGCGCGACGAGGCGTTCTGGCTCGACAGCCTGCCGCAGCAGGCCGAGCTGTTCGGTTTTCCGCCGGCGAAGGCGTTCACGCCGGACCGCTGGCTCGAGGACGGCGACACGGTCGACGTCGGCGCGATCCGTTTCGACGTGCTGCACTGTCCCGGCCACACCCCCGGGCACGTCGTGTTCTACGACGCGTCCGCCCGCCTCGCCTTCGTCGGCGACGTCCTGTTCAAGGGCTCGATCGGGCGCAGCGACTTTCCGCGCGGCAACCACCGCGCGCTGGTCGCGGCGATCCGCGAGAAGCTCTTTCCGCTCGGCGACGACGTGCGCTTCGTCCCGGGTCACGGCGCAATGTCGAGCTTCGGTCACGAGCGCCGCGACAACCCCTTCGTCGGCGACGCCGCCGGCTGAGCGCCGCGTTTCCGCCGGCAGTTCAGCGCGCCGGCTTCGACGCGAGCGGCGTCACCGCTTCGACGAAGGCGCCTGCGGCGTCCGCCGTCGCGCGGTCGCGGTCGCGGTAGGGGTTGTATTCGACGATTTCCATCGCGATGAAGTCGGGGTCGCCGCGCAGCCGCGCGAGCGCCGCGGCGAGTTCGGCGCAGCGGATCCCGCCCGGCACCGGCGAGCCGACGCCCGGCTCCTCCTCGGGGTCGAGCGCGTCGAGGTCGACGCTGACGCCGAAGCCGGCGGTGCGGGCACGCACCCGCGCCAGCGCCTCGTCGAACACGGCGCGAAGGCCACGCGCGCGCACTTCGTCCATCGTGTAGACGCGCACGCCGAGTTGATGCAGCAGCGCCGCCTCGCCGGCCTCGTAGCTGCGCACGCCGATCAGGCACAGGTCGCCCGGACGCAGGTCGGGCAGCGGCGGGCCGAAGGCGCGCAGCGCCGCATGGCCGCGGCCGAGCAGGCTTGCGACCGGCATGCCGTGGAGTTGGCCGCTCTGCGTCGTATCGAAGGTGTGACTGTCCATGTGCGCGTCGATCCAGATCAGTCCGAGCGCGCCGCGGTCGGCGAGCGCGCGCTGGGCGCCGCTCCATGTGCCGATCGCGCACGAGTGGTCGCCGCCGACGACGAGCGGGAAATTGCCCTCGTCGAGCACGCCATGGACCTTTTCCGCGAGCTTGCGGTTGAGT is from Thiobacillus denitrificans ATCC 25259 and encodes:
- a CDS encoding MBL fold metallo-hydrolase produces the protein MEFTILPVTPYQQNCSLVWDADGVAALIDPGGETERLLDEVSRRKLVLASVLLTHGHLDHVGAALELRERLGIPIIGPQRDEAFWLDSLPQQAELFGFPPAKAFTPDRWLEDGDTVDVGAIRFDVLHCPGHTPGHVVFYDASARLAFVGDVLFKGSIGRSDFPRGNHRALVAAIREKLFPLGDDVRFVPGHGAMSSFGHERRDNPFVGDAAG
- a CDS encoding HEAT repeat domain-containing protein, translated to MSLPSGNAPDALLLLSTHCPHCPAVLAALADLVKQGVVGRLEAVNLEQHPEVGQALGVRSVPWIRIGRIELSGVHGKAELATWAAKADSEAGIADWFHQLLKEGQLPRAQATIEADPALLAAVLPIVGNVDASLNVRLGAGALLEQFAGTTALRVLLPRLGELSQHPDARVRADACHYLGLTADAAAKPWLDARVEDDDADVREIAADSLQAIAGGST
- a CDS encoding arginase; this translates as MSEPKPERSIIVIGAASCAGAPDPGCAAGPDALHHYEVFHDTPLQRVAWDAILRVPRMPPQAALIAVSALNRKLAEKVHGVLDEGNFPLVVGGDHSCAIGTWSGAQRALADRGALGLIWIDAHMDSHTFDTTQSGQLHGMPVASLLGRGHAALRAFGPPLPDLRPGDLCLIGVRSYEAGEAALLHQLGVRVYTMDEVRARGLRAVFDEALARVRARTAGFGVSVDLDALDPEEEPGVGSPVPGGIRCAELAAALARLRGDPDFIAMEIVEYNPYRDRDRATADAAGAFVEAVTPLASKPAR